A single genomic interval of Camelina sativa cultivar DH55 chromosome 11, Cs, whole genome shotgun sequence harbors:
- the LOC104724996 gene encoding probable calcium-binding protein CML43, translating into MEQIINEKKTLSRQSSSFRLRSPSLNALRLHRVFDLFDKNKDGFITVVELSQALSRLGLDADFSDLKTTVDSYIKPDKTGLRFDDFAALHKTLDESLFGGEESCCDGSPESDLEEAFNVFDEDGDGFISAFELQKVLKKLGLPEAGEIEQVEKMIVSVDINHDGRVDFFEFKNMMQVVLVPSS; encoded by the coding sequence atggaGCAGATCATTAACGAGAAGAAGACACTCTCAAGACAGTCTTCTTCTTTCAGACTACGAAGTCCTAGTCTAAACGCTCTCCGTCTCCACCGAGTCTTCGACCTATTCGACAAAAACAAAGACGGATTCATAACAGTCGTAGAACTGAGTCAAGCCCTCTCGAGACTCGGCCTCGACGCTGACTTCTCCGATCTGAAAACTACCGTTGATTCTTACATCAAACCGGACAAAACCGGACTCCGGTTCGACGACTTTGCGGCACTCCACAAAACCCTAGACGAATCTTTAtttggaggagaagaaagctGCTGCGACGGGTCTCCGGAGTCAGATCTTGAAGAAGCTTTCAATGTgtttgatgaagatggagatggtTTTATCTCCGCCTTCGAATTACAAAAGGTTTTGAAGAAGCTTGGACTACCTGAAGCTGGAGAGATTGAACAAGTGGAGAAGATGATTGTCTCTGTTGATATCAATCATGACGGTCGTGTTGACTTTTTCGAATTCAAGAACATGATGCAAGTCGTTCTTGTTCCTTCTTCCTGA
- the LOC104724997 gene encoding uncharacterized protein LOC104724997 produces the protein MEACVERQEEVNYVGGQGYNKFSPNYHNHPNLSYRNTNVANPQDQTYLPQKPSDFPSQPNYQPQPQGNYQTKPQTYSQPQPQLNLPHPQGQVDDTNALLHQLLEGQGRGATELATQMKAMQIKVENVYGELNAKTERLQTQVHVQASSSTTRQMGSLPRKPEPNPNEFCNANFKEEVNMVTSMSFEKSKMDRHADENERSIEEISTQELCFPSQWKLMIRMFSGIKT, from the coding sequence ATGGAAGCTTGTGTTGAAAGACAAGAAGAGGTAAATTATGTAGGTGGTCAAGGGTATAACAAGTTCAGCCCCAATTACCACAACCATCCAAACCTCTCTTACCGCAACACTAATGTAGCGAACCCGCAAGATCAGACTTATCTGCCACAAAAGCCTTCCGATTTTCCTTCCCAACCAAACTATCAGCCTCAACCTCAAGGGAACTATCAAACCAAGCCTCAAACCTATTCCCAACCTCAGCCCCAACTGAATTTACCACACCCTCAAGGCCAAGTAGATGATACTAATGCTCTACTTCACCAACTACTAGAAGGACAAGGGAGAGGTGCTACTGAGCTTGCCACTCAAATGAAAGCTATGCAGATCAAGGTTGAGAACGTCTATGGTGAGTTAAATGCTAAGACTGAGAGGTTGCAAACACAAGTCCATGTACAAGCTTCCTCTTCTACCACACGACAAATGGGTTCACTACCGAGAAAACCGGAACCAAACCCAAACGAGTTTTGCAATGCCAATttcaaggaagaagtgaacatgGTTACTAGTATGAGCttcgaaaaatcaaaaatggatCGCCATGCTGATGAGAACGAACGGTCTATTGAAGAGATCTCTACTCAAGAGCTTTGctttcctagccaatggaaactGATGATTAGGATGTTTAGTGGTATAAAGACTTGA
- the LOC104724995 gene encoding putative UDP-arabinose 4-epimerase 4 — protein sequence MLNSSGVRTQRRNTRPLSVGEMDCLEPKTKNNLTGKLLLIASLIILAIIVISQASSFTSPSVFSQREEGVTHVLVTGGAGYIGSHAALRLLRDSYRVTIVDNLSRGNLGAVKTLQRLFPQTGRLQFIYADLGDPAAVEKIFSENAFDAVMHFAAVAYVGESTLYPLKYYHNITSNTLEVLEAMARHKVKTLIYSSTCATYGEPDKMPITEDTPQVPINPYGKAKKMAEDMILDFSKNSDMAVMILRYFNVIGSDPGGRLGEAPRPELREQGRISGACFDAARNFIPGLQVKGTDYKTSDGTCIRDYIDVTDLVDAHVKALEKAQPQKVGIYNVGTGKGRSVKEFVEACKKATGVEIKVDFLPRRPGDYAEVYSDPTKILKDLNWTARFTNLQDSLQVAWRWQKIHPHGYASY from the exons ATGCTAAATTCTTCTGGAGTAAGAacacaacgaagaaacacaagacCTTTGTCTGTTGGAG aAATGGATTGCTTAGAACCTAAAACAAAGAACAATCTTACTGGAAAGcttctcttgatagcttcactTATAATCTTAGCCATTATTGTGATCAGTCAAGCCTCAAGTTTCACATCTCCAAGCGTG TTTTCTCAAAGAGAGGAAGGAGTGACGCATGTGTTAGTCACAGGTGGTGCTGGTTATATTGGGTCACATGCCGCTTTAAGGCTGCTTAGAGATTCATACCGTGTTACCATTGTG GACAATCTTTCGCGTGGGAATCTCGGGGCTGTTAAGACTTTACAGCGATTATTCCCGCAAACGGGAAGGCTTCAGTTCATTTATGCTGACTTAGGAGATCCCGCAGCG GTCGAGAAAATCTTCTCGGAGAATGCTTTTGACGCTGTCATGCATTTTGCTGCGGTAGCTTATGTTGGAGAAAGCACTCTTTATCCTCTAAA ATACTACCATAACATTACATCAAACACATTAGAAGTTCTTGAAGCTATGGCTAGACATAAAGTCAAGACATTGATTTATTCTAGCACTTGTGCTACATATGGAGAGCCTGATAAAATGCCAATAACTGAAGATACTCCACAA GTCCCGATTAATCCTTATGGAAAAGCTAAAAAGATGGCAGAGGAtatgattttggatttctcTAAGAACTCTGACATGGCGGTTATGATTTTAAG GTACTTCAATGTGATTGGTTCAGATCCAGGAGGTAGATTAGGAGAAGCTCCAAGACCCGAGCTTCGCGAGCAAGGACGGATTTCTGGTGCTTGTTTTGACGCAGCTCGCAATTTCATTCCCGGACTTCAA GTGAAAGGAACTGATTACAAAACATCAGACGGTACTTGCATTAGAGACTATATAGATGTGACTGACCTCGTGGATGCTCACGTGAAGGCTCTCGAGAAAGCTCAGCCTCAAAAAGTCGGTATCTACAATGTTGGAACCGGAAAAG GAAGATCGGTTAAAGAATTCGTTGAGGCGTGCAAGAAAGCGACAGGAGTCGAGATCAAAGTAGATTTCTTGCCTCGACGACCGGGAGATTACGCAGAGGTTTATAGTGATCCCacaaagattttgaaagatttgaacTGGACAGCTCGGTTCACTAATCTTCAAGATAGTCTTCAAGTTGCTTGGAGGTGGCAAAAGATTCATCCTCATGGATATGCTTCTTattaa